Proteins co-encoded in one Coregonus clupeaformis isolate EN_2021a chromosome 5, ASM2061545v1, whole genome shotgun sequence genomic window:
- the LOC121566886 gene encoding AP-1 complex subunit sigma-2, with protein sequence MMRFLLLFSRQGKLRLQKWFTPVTEREKKKVIREMTLMVLARPPRSCNFLLWRDLKIVYKRYASLYFCCGLEDQDNELLTLEVLQRYVELLDKYFGNVCELDIIFNFEKAYFILDEFLVGGEILETSKTAVGTAMEEAETLQETIEEHMSKPTY encoded by the exons ATG ATGCGCTTCCTGCTGCTGTTCAGCCGGCAGGGGAAGCTGCGACTGCAAAAGTGGTTCACTCcggtgacagagagggagaagaagaaggTGATCAGGGAAATGACTCTGATGGTGCTGGCTCGCCCTCCCCGCTCCTGTAACTTCCTCCTCTGGAGGGATCTCAAGATTGTTTACAAGAG GTATGCCAGCCTCTACTTCTGCTGTGGTCTGGAGGACCAGGACAATGAACTGTTGACCCTGGAGGTGCTGCAACGATATGTCGAGCTGCTGGACAAATACTTTGGCAAC GTGTGTGAGCTGGACATCATCTTTAACTTTGAGAAGGCCTATTTCATCCTGGATGAGTTCCTGGTGGGAGGAGAGATCCTGGAGACCTCCAAGACAGCTGTGGGCACCGCTATGGAGGAGGCAGAGACACTACAggag
- the LOC121566885 gene encoding dehydrogenase/reductase SDR family member 12-like, giving the protein MGNTTMSLYRNSAWFLKGMTEFTRSAFLSAAKHFVEKDLEVSMAGRVFMITGANSGIGRATAMAIAKRGGTVHMVCRNKDKAEEARADIVKESGNKEIYVHILDLSETRKVWEFAEAFKRKYKALNVLINNAGCIMSERDVNTEGMEKSFASNVMGVYLLTKGLIPLLEKSAEPRVITVSSGGMLVQKLRTGNLQTEIGRYDGTMVYAQHKRQQVVMTEQWAKTHSNVHFSVMHPGWVDTPAVANAMPDFHQSMKDSLRTPEQGADTVVWLAISEAAATKPSGSFFQDRRMVSAHLPLAWTHSSQLEQQKFMSVMEDLAKTFQPH; this is encoded by the exons ATGGGTAATACAACGATGTCTCTTTACCGAAACTCCGCGTGGTTTCTGAAAGGAATGACTGAATTCACCAG GAGTGCGTTCCTCTCTGCAGCCAAGCACTTTGTGGAAAAGGACCTGGAAGTGTCCATGGCAGGCAGGGTCTTCATGATCACTGGAGCCAACAGTGGCATAGGGAGAGCTACAGCCATGGCCATCGCCAAGAGAG GTGGTACGGTCCACATGGTGTGTAGGAACAAGGACAAAGCAGAGGAGGCCAGGGCTGACATTGTCAAGGAGTCAGGAAATAAA GAAATATATGTCCACATTCTGGACTTGTCGGAGACACGGAAGGTTTGGGAATTTGCAGAGGCCTTCAAGAGGAAGTACAAAGCCTTGAATGTACTG ATAAATAATGCAGGCTGCATCATGAGTGAGAGGGATGTGAACACTGAGGGAATGGAGAAGAGCTTTGCCAGTAACGTCATGG gtGTGTATCTCTTGACCAAGGGCCTGATTCCCTTACTGGAGAAGAGTGCAGAGCCCAGAGTG atcACAGTTTCATCTGGAGGGATGCTGGTCCAGAAGCTGAGGACAGGGAACCTGCAGACAGAAATAGGTCGCTATGACGGGACCATGGTCTACGCACAGCACAAG aggcAACAGGTGGTGATGACAGAGCAGTGGGCCAAGACCCATAGCAACGTCCACTTCTCAGTGATGCACCCTGGCTGGGTGGACACGCCGG CGGTGGCCAACGCCATGCCTGACTTCCACCAGTCTATGAAGGACAGTCTGCGGACCCCGGAGCAGGGGGCTGACACCGTGGTGTGGTTGGCTATCTCAGAGGCCGCCGCCACCAAGCCCAGCGGAAGCTTCTTCCAGG atcggAGGATGGTGTCGGCCCACCTGCCCCTGGCCTGGACTCACAGTTCCCAGTTGGAGCAGCAGAAGTTCATGAGTGTGATGGAGGATCTGGCCAAGACCTTCCAGCCCCACTGa